The following coding sequences are from one Streptomyces sp. V3I7 window:
- a CDS encoding glucosyl-3-phosphoglycerate synthase, protein MLEEVERWLSTRSWAASDRPLRHLLAAKQRTGQTVSVVLPALNEEETVGDIVAVIRHDLMEQVPLVDEIVVVDSGSTDRTSEVAAEAGARVVHRDEILPRIPAVPGKGEVLWRSLLVTGGDIVCFIDADLKEFSSEFVSGIVGPLLTEPDVGLVKAMYDRPLGSAAGQGGRVTELMARPLLNLHWPQLAGFVQPLGGEYAARRSLLEQLPFPVGYGVELGMLVDALHLAGLDALAQVDVGVRKHRHQDGQALGRMAAAIYRTAQLRLARGHLVRPALTQFERGEEGFEPRTYSVDTEERPPMVEIAEYASRQVA, encoded by the coding sequence GTGCTGGAAGAAGTCGAGCGCTGGCTGAGCACCCGCTCCTGGGCCGCGAGCGACCGCCCGCTCCGCCACCTCCTGGCGGCGAAGCAGCGCACGGGCCAGACGGTGTCCGTCGTGCTGCCCGCGCTCAACGAGGAGGAGACGGTCGGCGACATCGTCGCCGTGATCCGGCACGACCTCATGGAACAGGTCCCGCTCGTCGACGAGATCGTCGTCGTGGACTCGGGGTCGACCGACCGCACCTCGGAGGTGGCGGCCGAGGCCGGGGCCCGGGTCGTGCACCGCGACGAGATCCTGCCGCGCATACCCGCCGTCCCGGGCAAGGGCGAGGTGCTGTGGCGCTCCCTGCTGGTCACCGGCGGGGACATCGTCTGCTTCATCGACGCCGACCTGAAGGAGTTCTCCTCCGAGTTCGTCTCGGGGATCGTGGGCCCGCTGCTGACCGAGCCGGACGTGGGCCTGGTCAAGGCGATGTACGACCGTCCGCTCGGCTCGGCTGCCGGGCAGGGCGGCCGGGTCACCGAGCTGATGGCCCGTCCGCTGCTGAACCTGCACTGGCCGCAGCTGGCCGGTTTCGTGCAGCCGCTCGGCGGCGAGTACGCGGCGCGCCGCTCGCTGCTCGAACAGCTGCCGTTCCCCGTGGGGTACGGGGTGGAGCTGGGCATGCTGGTCGACGCCCTGCACCTGGCCGGCCTCGACGCGCTGGCCCAGGTGGACGTCGGGGTGCGCAAGCACCGGCACCAGGACGGGCAGGCGCTGGGCCGGATGGCCGCCGCGATCTACCGGACCGCGCAGCTGCGGCTGGCCCGCGGGCATCTCGTCCGTCCCGCGCTCACCCAGTTCGAGCGGGGCGAGGAGGGCTTCGAGCCGCGCACCTACTCGGTGGACACCGAGGAGCGGCCGCCGATGGTGGAGATCGCGGAGTACGCCTCGCGCCAGGTGGCCTGA
- the otsB gene encoding trehalose-phosphatase yields MGSHTTDSTGRKDPLPTPVTQAGREGLAALLARPRRAVIGLDFDGTLAPIVADPDQARAHPDAVPALAALAPKVASVAVVTGRPAGVAVRNGGFAGVPGLEHLVVLGHYGAERWDAVTSTVSAPAPHPGVASVRAELPGFLDRIGAWHGTWIEEKGRAVAVHTRRAEDPQAAFEALRGPLADLAARHGLIVEPGRMVLELRPPGMDKGVALLEYAREIGAECVLYAGDDLGDLPAYAAVDKLRSDGVPGLLVCSGSSEVAELAERADLVVDGPAGVVRLLAALADQLS; encoded by the coding sequence ATGGGTAGCCATACGACGGACTCGACCGGCCGCAAGGACCCGTTGCCCACACCGGTGACCCAGGCAGGGCGGGAGGGCCTCGCGGCCCTGCTCGCCAGGCCGCGGCGCGCGGTGATCGGGCTCGACTTCGACGGGACGCTGGCGCCGATCGTGGCCGACCCCGACCAGGCCCGCGCCCACCCCGACGCCGTACCAGCACTCGCCGCGCTCGCCCCGAAGGTGGCCTCCGTCGCCGTGGTCACCGGCCGCCCGGCCGGGGTCGCCGTGCGCAACGGCGGCTTCGCGGGCGTGCCGGGCCTGGAGCACCTCGTCGTCCTCGGCCACTACGGCGCCGAGCGCTGGGACGCCGTCACCAGCACCGTCAGCGCCCCCGCCCCGCACCCCGGCGTCGCCTCCGTGCGCGCCGAACTGCCCGGCTTCCTCGACCGCATCGGCGCCTGGCACGGCACCTGGATCGAGGAGAAGGGGCGCGCCGTCGCCGTCCACACCCGCCGCGCCGAGGACCCGCAGGCAGCCTTCGAGGCGCTGCGCGGACCGCTCGCCGACCTCGCCGCCCGGCACGGCCTGATCGTCGAGCCGGGCCGTATGGTCCTCGAACTGCGCCCGCCCGGCATGGACAAGGGCGTCGCCCTGCTGGAGTACGCCCGCGAGATCGGCGCCGAGTGCGTCCTGTACGCCGGCGACGACCTCGGCGACCTCCCCGCCTACGCCGCCGTCGACAAGCTCCGCTCCGACGGCGTCCCCGGACTGCTCGTGTGCAGCGGCAGCTCCGAGGTGGCCGAACTCGCCGAACGCGCCGACCTGGTGGTGGACGGCCCGGCAGGAGTCGTACGCCTGCTCGCGGCGCTGGCGGATCAGTTGAGCTGA
- the nagA gene encoding N-acetylglucosamine-6-phosphate deacetylase, whose translation MAIERERRTPGEDAPWILTGAQVVLPTGVVPGGQVIVDGSRIADSAPPGAATLDVSGHWLVPGFVDLHNHGGGGASFSSGTAEEVLHGIRTHRRHGTTTLVASTVTDDMDILAAQAGLLSELAEQGDLAGIHFEGPFISPCRKGAHAERLLRDPDPALVRKLIDAARGQARMVTLATELPGGIDSVRLLAELGVIAAVGHTDATYEQTVAAIDAGATVATHLFNAMPPLGHRSPGPIAALLQDERVTVELINDGTHLHPAALELAFRHKGAERVAFITDAMDAAGAGDGRYLLGPLEVEVRGGVARLVDGGSIAGSTLTLDRAFQRAVTVDGLAVEEAVAALSATPARLLGLDDRVGSLEPGKDADLVLLDEHFGLKGVLRHGRWVVDPQLT comes from the coding sequence ATGGCCATCGAGCGAGAGCGCCGCACCCCGGGCGAGGACGCCCCGTGGATCCTGACCGGCGCTCAGGTGGTGCTGCCCACGGGGGTCGTGCCGGGCGGGCAGGTGATCGTCGACGGCAGCCGCATCGCGGACAGCGCCCCGCCGGGCGCCGCGACCCTCGACGTCAGCGGGCACTGGCTGGTCCCCGGCTTCGTCGACCTGCACAACCACGGCGGGGGCGGGGCCTCGTTCAGCTCGGGCACCGCCGAGGAGGTCCTGCACGGCATCCGCACCCACCGCCGTCACGGCACCACCACCCTGGTCGCCTCCACCGTCACCGACGACATGGACATCCTGGCCGCCCAGGCGGGCCTGCTCTCCGAACTGGCCGAGCAGGGAGACCTCGCCGGCATCCACTTCGAGGGGCCGTTCATCTCCCCGTGCCGCAAGGGCGCGCACGCCGAGCGCCTGCTGCGCGACCCGGACCCGGCGCTGGTGCGCAAGCTGATCGACGCGGCGCGCGGCCAGGCCCGGATGGTCACCCTCGCCACCGAACTGCCGGGCGGCATCGACTCCGTACGGCTGCTGGCGGAGCTCGGGGTCATCGCCGCCGTCGGGCACACGGACGCGACGTACGAGCAGACGGTGGCGGCGATCGACGCGGGCGCGACGGTGGCGACGCACCTGTTCAACGCCATGCCGCCGCTCGGCCACCGCTCCCCCGGCCCGATCGCCGCCCTCCTCCAGGACGAGCGGGTCACCGTCGAGCTGATCAACGACGGCACCCATCTGCACCCGGCCGCGCTGGAGCTGGCGTTCCGTCACAAGGGCGCGGAGCGGGTCGCGTTCATCACCGACGCGATGGACGCGGCCGGCGCCGGGGACGGCCGCTATCTGCTCGGCCCGCTGGAGGTCGAGGTCCGAGGCGGCGTGGCGCGGCTGGTGGACGGCGGCTCCATCGCGGGCTCGACGCTGACGCTGGACCGCGCCTTCCAGCGGGCGGTGACCGTCGACGGGCTCGCGGTCGAGGAGGCGGTGGCCGCGCTCTCCGCCACCCCGGCCCGGCTGCTGGGACTGGACGACCGCGTGGGCTCGCTGGAGCCCGGCAAGGACGCCGACCTGGTGCTCCTCGACGAGCACTTCGGCCTCAAGGGCGTGCTGCGGCACGGGAGATGGGTGGTCGATCCCCAACTGACCTGA
- a CDS encoding ROK family protein has protein sequence MRHVIALDVGGTGTKAALIGPGGEPLHQDRRPTGREHGPDAVVDGILQFAGDLSALGAERFGEPPAAVGAAVPGIVDEVRGVAVYSANLGWRDVPLRDLLGERLGVPVALGHDVRTGGLAEGRIGAARDASRFLFVALGTGIAGAIGVDARVEAGAHGFAGEIGHIVVRPRGAPCPCGQRGCLERYASAAAVGEAWARACGDPEADAADCARAAASGDADAVRVWGEAVDALADGLVTALTLLDPGTLVIGGGLAEAGETLFTPLREAVRRRVTFQRVPSIVPAALGDGAGCLGAGLLARDLLTRTSTTAEVTP, from the coding sequence GTGAGACATGTCATCGCTCTCGACGTGGGCGGCACGGGGACGAAGGCCGCCCTGATCGGTCCGGGCGGCGAACCGCTGCACCAGGACCGGCGGCCGACCGGACGCGAGCACGGACCCGACGCGGTGGTCGACGGCATCCTCCAATTCGCCGGTGACCTGAGCGCGTTGGGCGCGGAGCGGTTCGGCGAGCCACCGGCCGCCGTCGGCGCGGCGGTGCCCGGCATCGTCGACGAGGTCCGCGGCGTCGCCGTCTACTCGGCCAACCTGGGCTGGCGCGACGTCCCCCTGCGCGACCTGCTCGGCGAGCGGCTCGGCGTGCCGGTGGCCCTCGGCCACGACGTACGCACCGGCGGGCTCGCCGAGGGCCGCATCGGCGCCGCCAGGGACGCGAGCCGCTTCCTGTTCGTCGCGCTCGGCACCGGGATCGCCGGCGCCATCGGCGTGGACGCCCGGGTCGAGGCGGGCGCGCACGGCTTCGCGGGCGAGATCGGCCACATCGTCGTACGCCCCCGGGGCGCCCCGTGCCCGTGCGGTCAGCGCGGCTGCCTGGAGCGGTACGCGTCCGCCGCCGCGGTCGGCGAGGCGTGGGCGCGGGCCTGCGGGGACCCGGAGGCGGACGCGGCCGACTGCGCGCGGGCCGCCGCCTCCGGCGACGCCGACGCCGTACGGGTCTGGGGCGAGGCCGTCGACGCGCTCGCCGACGGGCTGGTCACCGCGCTCACCCTGCTGGACCCGGGCACGCTCGTGATCGGCGGCGGGCTGGCCGAGGCGGGCGAGACCCTGTTCACCCCGCTGCGCGAAGCCGTCCGGCGGCGCGTCACCTTCCAGCGGGTCCCGTCGATCGTCCCCGCGGCCCTCGGGGACGGCGCCGGCTGTCTGGGCGCGGGCCTCCTCGCCCGGGATCTCCTGACCCGTACTTCTACGACCGCGGAGGTAACCCCCTGA
- a CDS encoding CBM35 domain-containing protein: MTPGNNGASTPEDEDPFGYLYADGQARGAQPPSSGYGYPNAVSRVRAVGERQYGQQSVPQQQGAFGQPNAHYQAPETMPGGAPTAHQPMPGGGRGAGRGRGPNTKGLLIGAIAVVAAVVIGISVAMLNGNSDSDDAGDQPTTPAAQSQSDEPSDPTGAKAPDKLPKADAKALTLGGGAVPASDVKGAQAEGGTYVNGFNAPGASLTWNVNGIPKSGKYTVYVGYSVPGTDATATLSVNGTPSTTPVNLKNWAQAPAGDYAKGWTKTYNYVQLNKGTNTIKLSCEQGNQCDALIDRLWLVKGWPKS, from the coding sequence ATGACGCCCGGCAACAACGGCGCGAGCACGCCCGAGGACGAGGACCCGTTCGGCTATCTGTACGCCGACGGGCAGGCCAGAGGAGCCCAGCCGCCGTCCAGCGGCTACGGCTACCCGAACGCGGTCAGCAGGGTGCGGGCGGTCGGCGAGCGCCAGTACGGCCAGCAGTCCGTCCCGCAGCAGCAGGGCGCCTTCGGCCAGCCGAACGCGCACTACCAGGCTCCGGAGACGATGCCGGGTGGCGCCCCGACGGCCCACCAGCCGATGCCGGGCGGCGGGCGGGGCGCCGGCCGTGGCCGCGGCCCCAACACCAAGGGTCTGCTGATCGGCGCCATCGCGGTGGTCGCCGCGGTCGTCATCGGCATCAGCGTGGCCATGCTCAACGGCAACTCCGACAGCGACGATGCCGGCGACCAGCCGACCACGCCGGCGGCGCAGTCGCAGAGCGACGAGCCGAGCGATCCCACCGGCGCCAAGGCGCCCGACAAGCTGCCGAAGGCCGACGCCAAGGCGCTGACCCTGGGCGGCGGCGCGGTCCCCGCCTCCGACGTCAAGGGCGCCCAGGCCGAGGGCGGCACCTATGTCAACGGCTTCAACGCGCCCGGCGCCTCGCTCACCTGGAACGTCAACGGCATCCCCAAGTCCGGCAAGTACACGGTGTACGTCGGCTACAGCGTCCCCGGCACGGACGCCACCGCCACCCTCTCGGTCAACGGCACGCCCTCCACCACGCCGGTCAACCTGAAGAACTGGGCGCAGGCCCCCGCGGGCGACTACGCCAAGGGCTGGACGAAGACCTACAACTACGTCCAGCTCAACAAGGGCACCAACACCATCAAGCTCTCCTGCGAGCAGGGCAACCAGTGCGACGCCCTCATCGACCGGCTCTGGCTGGTGAAGGGCTGGCCCAAGTCCTGA
- a CDS encoding DUF3263 domain-containing protein, with product MERDEGHRPRDLPRRERDILALERRGFAGPGAKERAIREELGLAPVRYYQLLNALLDDERALAHDPVTINRLRRIRHKRREER from the coding sequence ATGGAACGGGACGAAGGGCACCGGCCGCGGGACCTCCCCCGGCGCGAACGGGACATCCTCGCCCTGGAACGCCGGGGCTTCGCGGGCCCCGGCGCCAAGGAGCGGGCGATACGCGAGGAACTGGGCCTGGCCCCGGTCCGCTACTACCAACTCCTCAACGCCCTCCTGGACGACGAACGCGCCCTCGCCCACGACCCGGTCACGATCAACCGCCTACGCCGCATCCGCCACAAGCGCCGCGAGGAACGCTGA
- a CDS encoding 1-phosphofructokinase family hexose kinase yields MILTVTLNTALDLTYRVRALRPHTTHRVTEVVERPGGKGVNVARVLAALGHAVTVTGFAGGGTGRALREGLSGISGVVDALVPVVGATRRTVAIVDERTGDTTQLNEPGPQIAPAEWAAFQRTYEDLLGPASAVALCGSLPPGVPVGAYAGLVRTARAAGVPVLLDTSGEPLRRGVAARPDIVKPNAGELAELTGSHEPLGATQDARRRGAHAVVASLGAEGLVARTPEGRWRAVPPGRVRGNPTGAGDSAVAGLLSGLVERLSWPDRLIRAVALSAATVLTPTAGEFDQAAYEELLGRVAVTGEVSAA; encoded by the coding sequence GTGATCCTCACGGTCACACTGAACACCGCTCTCGACCTCACCTATCGGGTGCGCGCCCTGCGGCCCCACACCACGCACCGCGTCACCGAGGTCGTCGAGCGGCCGGGCGGCAAGGGCGTGAACGTGGCCCGGGTGCTCGCGGCGCTCGGCCACGCGGTGACCGTCACCGGGTTCGCGGGCGGCGGCACGGGCCGGGCGCTGCGGGAGGGTCTGAGCGGGATCTCCGGAGTGGTCGACGCGCTGGTGCCGGTCGTCGGCGCGACGCGGCGGACGGTGGCGATCGTGGACGAGCGCACCGGCGACACCACCCAGCTCAACGAGCCCGGACCGCAGATCGCCCCGGCCGAGTGGGCCGCCTTCCAGCGGACGTACGAGGATCTCCTCGGCCCGGCCTCGGCGGTGGCGCTGTGCGGCAGCCTGCCGCCGGGCGTGCCGGTCGGCGCGTACGCGGGACTGGTGCGGACCGCGCGGGCGGCCGGGGTCCCGGTGCTGCTGGACACCAGTGGGGAGCCGCTGCGGCGCGGGGTCGCTGCGCGCCCGGACATCGTGAAGCCGAACGCCGGGGAACTGGCCGAACTCACCGGATCCCACGAGCCGTTGGGCGCGACGCAGGACGCGCGGCGCCGGGGTGCGCACGCCGTGGTGGCGTCGCTGGGCGCGGAGGGTCTGGTGGCCCGTACCCCGGAGGGCCGCTGGCGGGCCGTCCCGCCCGGCCGGGTGCGCGGCAACCCGACGGGGGCCGGCGACTCGGCGGTGGCGGGACTGCTGTCGGGCCTGGTGGAACGCCTGTCCTGGCCCGACCGGCTGATCCGCGCGGTCGCGCTGTCGGCGGCGACCGTGCTGACGCCCACGGCGGGCGAGTTCGACCAGGCGGCCTACGAGGAACTGCTGGGCCGGGTCGCGGTGACCGGCGAGGTCAGCGCGGCCTGA
- a CDS encoding trehalose-6-phosphate synthase: MASTHGAEVLVASNRGPVSYTLEEDGSLRARRGGGGLVSGLSTIGPDADALWVCAALSEGDREAVRRGVSEPGVRMLDIDAAVYDDAYNGIANSVLWFVHHMLYQTPLEPVFDAEFRRQWASYEAYNRAFAEALAEEAAEGAAVLVQDYHLALVPRMLRRLRPDLRIGHFSHTPWAPPDYFRMLPDDIAAELLGGILGADRAAFLTHRWADAFTDCCHAVLGPGIPSGTRIGVHGLGADAEFLRERAHRPDVIERMAALRAEIGEGRKAIVRVDRTELSKNIVRGLLAYRRLLEDHPEWRGRVVHVAFAYPSRQDLAVYRRYTDEVQRVADEINAEYGTPGWTPVVLHVKDDFARSLAAYRMADVALVNPIRDGMNLVAKEVPVVSDEGCVLVLSREAGAHEELGEDAITVNPYDVQGTADALHRALGMPAGERAERTKRLAAAATALPPAQWFLDQLQALQDDGSQPS; the protein is encoded by the coding sequence ATGGCTTCAACGCACGGTGCCGAGGTGCTGGTCGCGTCCAACCGCGGCCCGGTTTCGTACACGCTCGAGGAGGACGGCTCGCTGCGGGCCAGGCGGGGCGGGGGCGGACTGGTCTCCGGCCTCTCCACGATCGGGCCGGACGCGGACGCGCTGTGGGTGTGCGCCGCGCTGAGCGAGGGCGACCGCGAGGCGGTGCGGCGCGGGGTGTCCGAACCCGGCGTACGGATGCTGGACATCGACGCGGCGGTGTACGACGACGCGTACAACGGCATCGCCAACTCGGTGCTGTGGTTCGTGCACCACATGCTCTACCAGACCCCGCTGGAGCCCGTCTTCGACGCGGAGTTCCGGCGGCAGTGGGCGTCGTACGAGGCCTACAACCGGGCGTTCGCCGAGGCGCTGGCCGAGGAGGCGGCCGAGGGGGCGGCGGTCCTCGTGCAGGACTACCACCTGGCGCTGGTCCCCCGGATGCTGCGGCGGCTGCGTCCCGATCTGCGCATCGGCCACTTCTCGCACACCCCGTGGGCGCCGCCGGACTACTTCCGGATGCTGCCCGACGACATCGCGGCCGAGCTGCTCGGCGGGATCCTCGGCGCGGACCGGGCCGCCTTCCTCACGCACCGCTGGGCGGACGCGTTCACCGACTGCTGCCACGCCGTCCTCGGCCCCGGCATCCCCTCGGGCACCCGGATCGGAGTGCATGGGCTGGGCGCGGACGCGGAGTTCCTGCGCGAGCGGGCGCACCGGCCGGACGTGATCGAGCGGATGGCGGCGCTGCGGGCGGAGATCGGCGAGGGGCGGAAGGCGATCGTCCGGGTGGACCGGACCGAGCTGTCGAAGAACATCGTGCGCGGGCTGCTGGCGTACCGGCGGCTGCTGGAGGACCACCCCGAGTGGCGCGGGCGGGTGGTGCACGTCGCCTTCGCCTACCCCTCGCGGCAGGACCTGGCGGTGTACCGCAGGTACACGGACGAGGTGCAGCGGGTCGCGGACGAGATCAACGCCGAGTACGGGACGCCGGGTTGGACCCCGGTCGTGCTGCACGTCAAGGACGACTTCGCGCGCTCGCTGGCCGCGTACCGGATGGCGGACGTGGCGCTGGTGAACCCGATCCGGGACGGCATGAACCTGGTCGCCAAGGAGGTGCCGGTCGTCTCCGACGAGGGGTGCGTGCTGGTGCTGTCGCGGGAGGCCGGGGCGCACGAGGAACTGGGCGAGGACGCGATCACCGTCAACCCGTACGACGTCCAGGGCACGGCGGACGCGCTGCACCGGGCGCTCGGCATGCCGGCCGGCGAGCGGGCGGAGCGGACCAAGCGGCTGGCCGCCGCGGCGACCGCACTGCCGCCGGCCCAGTGGTTCCTGGACCAGCTGCAGGCGCTGCAGGACGACGGCAGTCAGCCCAGCTGA
- the cdgB gene encoding diguanylate cyclase CdgB: METESEPYVRLDSLRQLHQVMADMNTARSLADTLQTVANGVVDALGYEIACVNLVRHDGDLVVAAFAGNSAAESLITGRVGSRASWERRLTMGEAWGDLRFIPHTEGWVLAEDDVPQWYTDGPAPRFEDEWHPADRLYAPMYTPGGQGGTCGELLGVLSVDRPRNGRRPGAWGREALQMYAFQAAIAISNARLRANMQRALVRLERDQQALRASEESFRQAFEYAPSGMAIAEMGGDQHGRILRTNDALCRLLGRPAAAMRRYSFSDLVHPEDVSTLLRTSAEGGRAELRLARRDGSYVWVSLRNSVVADAADGPRFLLTHVEDIEERKRRELQLAHRASHDSLTGLPNSAELRARLSGRICRRAALAGAVDTLDAAYGHPVHPVHTADGHGFDFASGPETYDTFDHHVHVVAPAGDRDDGTKGLAVLFCDLDGFKSINDRFGHNAGDAVLIEVARRLSRAVRDGDTVARLGGDEFVILADGLGKADAQDLAVRLRGEIIQPIQAEGRAVRVGASFGIGWAHCGMTADEVLKSADERMYVEKRSRPKQHRRAG; this comes from the coding sequence ATGGAGACCGAGTCGGAGCCCTACGTCCGTCTTGATTCCCTGCGGCAGCTGCACCAGGTCATGGCGGACATGAACACGGCACGCAGCCTGGCGGACACGCTGCAGACCGTCGCCAACGGCGTCGTCGACGCCCTCGGCTACGAGATCGCCTGCGTCAACCTCGTCCGCCACGACGGCGACCTCGTCGTCGCCGCGTTCGCCGGCAACTCCGCCGCCGAGTCCCTCATCACCGGCCGGGTCGGCTCCCGCGCCTCCTGGGAGCGCCGCCTGACCATGGGCGAGGCCTGGGGCGACCTGCGGTTCATCCCGCACACCGAGGGCTGGGTGCTCGCCGAGGACGACGTCCCCCAGTGGTACACCGACGGGCCCGCGCCCCGCTTCGAGGACGAGTGGCACCCCGCCGACCGGCTCTACGCACCCATGTACACCCCGGGTGGCCAGGGCGGCACCTGCGGCGAACTGCTCGGCGTGCTGTCCGTGGACCGCCCGCGCAACGGCCGGCGCCCCGGCGCCTGGGGGCGCGAGGCGCTCCAGATGTACGCCTTCCAGGCCGCGATCGCGATCAGCAACGCCCGTCTGCGCGCCAACATGCAGCGCGCCCTGGTCCGCCTGGAGCGGGACCAGCAGGCCCTGCGTGCCAGCGAGGAAAGCTTCCGCCAGGCCTTCGAGTACGCCCCCTCCGGCATGGCGATCGCCGAGATGGGCGGCGACCAGCACGGCCGGATCCTGAGGACCAACGACGCCCTGTGCCGGCTCCTCGGCCGCCCCGCCGCCGCGATGCGCCGCTACTCCTTCTCCGACCTGGTCCACCCCGAGGACGTGAGCACCCTGCTCCGTACCTCCGCCGAGGGCGGCCGCGCCGAGCTGCGCCTCGCCCGCCGCGACGGCAGCTACGTCTGGGTCTCCCTGCGCAACAGCGTCGTCGCCGACGCCGCCGACGGGCCCCGCTTCCTGCTCACCCACGTCGAGGACATAGAGGAGCGCAAGCGCCGCGAGCTCCAGCTCGCCCACCGCGCCTCCCACGACTCCCTCACCGGCCTGCCGAACTCCGCCGAACTGCGCGCGCGCCTGTCGGGCCGCATCTGCCGCCGCGCTGCCCTCGCCGGCGCGGTCGACACCCTGGACGCCGCCTACGGGCACCCCGTCCATCCCGTCCACACCGCCGACGGCCACGGCTTCGACTTCGCGTCCGGCCCGGAGACGTACGACACTTTCGACCACCATGTGCACGTGGTCGCCCCCGCGGGCGACCGCGACGACGGCACCAAGGGCCTCGCGGTGCTCTTCTGCGACCTCGACGGCTTCAAGTCGATCAACGACCGCTTCGGGCACAACGCGGGCGACGCGGTCCTCATCGAGGTGGCCCGGCGCCTGTCGCGGGCCGTACGGGACGGCGACACGGTCGCCCGGCTCGGCGGCGACGAGTTCGTGATCCTCGCCGACGGGCTCGGCAAGGCCGACGCCCAGGATCTCGCCGTACGGCTGCGCGGCGAGATCATCCAGCCGATCCAGGCCGAGGGCCGGGCCGTCCGGGTGGGCGCCAGCTTCGGCATCGGCTGGGCGCACTGCGGCATGACGGCCGACGAAGTGTTGAAATCCGCTGACGAGCGGATGTACGTCGAGAAACGATCTCGTCCCAAACAACATCGTCGCGCCGGATGA
- a CDS encoding extracellular solute-binding protein, protein MIAAVSALGMTVGLTGCGSADASSDVTLRLVAADYGDSPANSTRKYWDHLAREYQAKHPGVTVDVSVYSWNEVDRKVREMVDAGEAPDLAQIGSYADYAATGKLYPVSDLLSIPVQADFLPQLAAAGEVDHAQYGLPFAASTRVLFYNKSLFSKAGITPPTDWNDLAADAEALKGQGVPYPYALPLGPEEAQAETLQWLLGGGSPGYTNDIGTYAIDAPQNVRTLTWLKDNLVGKGLTGPVAPGELNRADAFAAFAKGQVGMIDGHPGLMRQAAAHGVKFGTVPMPGRTGKAAATLGVCDWMMAFKQEDDHTAQVGDFLDFVYSEKNVLDFSRRSGLLPVTIAGSDAMSVAPQDKALRPFLDQLSIAAFYPAGKTSWADTSAEIKKNIGRAVGPKAGPAAVLSDLQADASAADSRSRGASAPAS, encoded by the coding sequence ATGATCGCGGCGGTGTCCGCGCTCGGCATGACGGTGGGCCTCACGGGCTGCGGCAGCGCGGACGCGTCGTCCGATGTGACCCTCAGACTGGTCGCCGCCGACTATGGCGACTCGCCCGCCAACAGCACCAGGAAGTACTGGGACCACCTGGCCCGTGAGTACCAGGCCAAGCACCCCGGCGTCACGGTCGATGTGAGCGTCTACTCCTGGAACGAGGTCGACCGCAAGGTCCGGGAGATGGTCGACGCCGGCGAGGCCCCCGACCTCGCACAGATCGGCTCGTACGCGGACTACGCGGCCACGGGCAAGCTGTACCCCGTCTCCGACCTGCTGTCCATCCCCGTGCAGGCCGACTTCCTGCCCCAGCTCGCCGCGGCGGGTGAGGTGGACCACGCGCAGTACGGCCTCCCGTTCGCCGCCTCCACCCGCGTGCTCTTCTACAACAAGTCCCTCTTCAGCAAGGCCGGCATCACCCCGCCCACCGACTGGAACGACCTGGCCGCCGACGCCGAGGCGCTCAAGGGCCAGGGTGTGCCCTACCCGTACGCGCTGCCGCTCGGCCCCGAGGAGGCCCAGGCCGAGACCCTCCAGTGGCTGCTCGGCGGCGGCAGCCCGGGCTACACCAACGACATCGGCACCTACGCGATCGACGCCCCGCAGAACGTCCGGACCCTCACCTGGCTCAAGGACAACCTGGTCGGCAAGGGGCTGACCGGTCCCGTCGCGCCGGGCGAGCTCAACCGCGCCGACGCCTTCGCCGCCTTCGCCAAGGGCCAGGTCGGCATGATCGACGGACACCCCGGGCTGATGCGGCAGGCCGCCGCGCACGGCGTGAAGTTCGGCACCGTGCCCATGCCGGGGCGCACCGGGAAGGCCGCGGCGACGCTGGGCGTCTGCGACTGGATGATGGCCTTCAAGCAGGAGGACGACCACACCGCGCAGGTCGGCGACTTCCTGGACTTCGTCTACAGCGAGAAGAACGTCCTGGACTTCTCCCGCCGCTCCGGCCTGCTGCCGGTCACCATCGCGGGCTCCGACGCCATGTCCGTCGCCCCTCAGGACAAGGCCCTGCGCCCCTTCCTCGACCAGCTCTCCATCGCCGCGTTCTACCCGGCGGGCAAGACCAGCTGGGCGGACACCAGCGCCGAGATCAAGAAGAACATCGGCCGCGCGGTCGGCCCGAAGGCCGGCCCGGCCGCCGTCCTCAGCGACCTCCAGGCGGACGCGTCCGCCGCGGACAGCCGCTCGCGCGGCGCCTCGGCCCCGGCGTCCTGA